A single window of uncultured Pseudodesulfovibrio sp. DNA harbors:
- the lhgO gene encoding L-2-hydroxyglutarate oxidase, whose protein sequence is MLTADFTICGAGIIGLTIARELVRNGAGSVIIFDKEDGTGCHASGRNSGVLHAGIYYDPGTLKAQMCLKGNLRMQAYCEEHNLPLFKSGKVIVAGEHSELATLEELERRAIANGGTVHMVDSQQLAEIEPNAKTCERALHSPLTAVVDPKAVLAQMREELEQSGKVRFLFNTRFLEGGKGQIKTSAGDIGYGVFINAAGAFSDKVAQAFGIAQNYRLLPFKGIYRVLKKSAADKIRGSIYPVPNIKNPFLGVHFTRSVHGDVYVGPTSIPALGRENYGVLKGIDSELFSILLRESQMFFGNSKFRGVALEEPRKYFFKYFFKDACKLVKHIEPGDVLPSSKAGIRPQLVDMTTNEMVMDFVVKRHENTVHILNSISPAFTSSMYFAELVVKDYIQL, encoded by the coding sequence ATGCTAACAGCTGATTTTACTATCTGCGGAGCAGGCATCATCGGCCTGACCATTGCCCGCGAACTTGTTCGAAATGGTGCGGGCTCTGTCATCATTTTCGACAAGGAGGACGGCACGGGGTGCCATGCCTCAGGCCGCAACAGCGGTGTGTTGCACGCAGGTATTTATTACGATCCTGGTACCTTGAAAGCGCAAATGTGCCTTAAGGGGAACCTCCGCATGCAGGCTTATTGTGAAGAGCATAACCTGCCTCTTTTTAAATCCGGTAAGGTTATTGTCGCCGGCGAGCATTCCGAGCTGGCAACTCTGGAAGAACTGGAACGCCGGGCCATTGCCAACGGCGGCACGGTTCACATGGTTGACAGTCAGCAATTGGCCGAAATCGAACCCAATGCCAAGACCTGTGAGCGCGCCTTGCACTCCCCGCTTACCGCCGTGGTAGACCCCAAGGCCGTGCTTGCCCAAATGCGTGAGGAACTGGAACAGTCGGGTAAGGTTCGTTTCCTTTTCAACACTCGTTTTCTTGAAGGAGGAAAGGGGCAAATCAAAACCTCAGCAGGCGATATCGGCTACGGCGTTTTTATCAATGCTGCGGGGGCGTTTAGCGACAAAGTGGCCCAGGCTTTCGGCATCGCTCAAAACTACCGACTGTTGCCATTCAAAGGCATCTATCGGGTGTTGAAAAAATCAGCTGCCGACAAAATTCGTGGTTCCATTTACCCTGTCCCCAACATCAAGAATCCGTTCCTTGGCGTTCACTTCACCCGCAGTGTGCACGGTGATGTATACGTTGGCCCCACCTCCATTCCGGCCTTAGGGCGCGAAAATTACGGTGTCCTCAAAGGCATCGATTCAGAACTGTTTTCCATTTTGTTGCGGGAGTCCCAGATGTTTTTCGGAAATTCTAAATTCAGGGGCGTGGCTCTGGAAGAACCTCGCAAATATTTCTTCAAATACTTTTTCAAGGATGCCTGCAAGCTGGTCAAACACATCGAACCAGGAGATGTGCTCCCTAGCTCCAAGGCAGGCATCCGGCCCCAATTGGTAGATATGACGACCAACGAGATGGTCATGGATTTCGTGGTAAAAAGACATGAAAATACTGTCCACATCCTCAACTCCATCTCTCCCGCTTTCACAAGCTCCATGTATTTTGCTGAATTGGTGGTCAAGGACTATATTCAATTATAA
- a CDS encoding M48 family metalloprotease — protein sequence MNRRQFLNALAMAPPAIFTLGVIPAYASFLDDLTDIVPDEVTTIFESGKKIAAGFEDITPEQEYYLGRSVAAVILSRYKPLNHPHSLAYVNVMGQTLAQASDRPETFGGYHFMVLDAYEINALSAPGGFVFVTKGLLKCCTSEDAIAAVLAHEIGHVQRQHGLQAIQESRITDGVTTLAITGTSTLSGGTLKELTTTFDDSIKDITTTMIDSGYSRAAEDEADEDAVTIMQRLGYDPNAIIDMLNQMRKRMSPGSEGFARTHPTPTQRIKGITEIIGNYKRPQTCTPRAARFSRMTKGL from the coding sequence ATGAACCGTCGACAATTTCTGAATGCACTGGCTATGGCACCCCCTGCAATCTTCACTCTCGGGGTCATCCCTGCATACGCATCCTTCCTTGATGATCTGACCGACATCGTTCCTGACGAAGTGACCACCATCTTTGAAAGCGGCAAGAAGATCGCTGCTGGATTCGAGGACATCACTCCAGAACAAGAGTACTATCTTGGTCGTTCTGTCGCGGCTGTTATTCTGTCTCGCTACAAGCCCTTGAATCACCCACACAGCCTCGCCTATGTCAATGTAATGGGTCAAACTCTTGCTCAAGCCTCTGACCGCCCGGAGACCTTTGGCGGATACCATTTCATGGTCCTCGACGCATACGAAATAAACGCCTTGTCCGCACCCGGTGGATTCGTTTTTGTCACCAAAGGGCTCCTCAAATGCTGCACATCCGAAGACGCCATTGCTGCCGTACTCGCGCATGAAATCGGACACGTCCAACGTCAGCATGGTCTTCAGGCCATACAGGAATCCCGTATTACTGATGGCGTGACCACTCTGGCCATAACCGGCACGTCCACCTTATCCGGCGGTACGCTGAAAGAACTCACTACGACCTTTGACGATTCCATCAAAGACATCACCACGACCATGATCGACAGCGGTTATTCCCGTGCAGCCGAAGACGAAGCTGACGAGGATGCCGTCACCATCATGCAACGATTGGGATACGATCCTAACGCCATCATCGATATGCTCAATCAAATGCGCAAACGAATGTCTCCGGGCAGTGAAGGCTTCGCCCGCACACACCCGACGCCAACCCAACGAATTAAGGGGATCACGGAAATCATAGGGAATTACAAACGTCCACAAACCTGCACTCCTCGTGCCGCCCGGTTTTCACGTATGACCAAGGGGCTATAA
- a CDS encoding GNAT family N-acetyltransferase: MNELQDLFLALDWDSGNHPEKLTGAIHASTSVFTAWDGDRLVGLVNVLSDGHMAAYIHYMLVRPECQGHGIGRRLMDMVADEYADVPHKVLVAYGQAVGFYEQCGYHCADGTSPMFMTTLRV; this comes from the coding sequence ATGAATGAGCTGCAGGATTTGTTTCTCGCGTTGGACTGGGACTCTGGCAATCATCCTGAAAAACTGACCGGGGCGATTCACGCATCAACATCCGTTTTCACGGCATGGGACGGCGACAGGCTTGTGGGCTTGGTTAATGTCTTATCCGATGGTCACATGGCCGCCTACATTCATTATATGTTGGTTAGACCTGAATGTCAGGGGCACGGCATTGGCAGGCGACTCATGGACATGGTCGCAGACGAATATGCCGATGTTCCACATAAGGTTCTTGTGGCTTATGGCCAAGCCGTCGGATTCTACGAACAATGCGGTTATCATTGTGCTGACGGGACCTCTCCCATGTTTATGACCACATTGAGAGTCTAG
- a CDS encoding adenylate/guanylate cyclase domain-containing protein, with product MSRRLKKILAGITVGIIGTFLAVGALTTGLLDSLENVTFDLRARVLARPGAATDQIAVILLDQKSLDWAKESFGLGWPWPRQAYVPLVDFCRNAGVASLAFDVVFTEPSVYGVNDDKALGESFKKLGRVALAADFARHDGTTTTWPAHIPAPIFPLSGNADIPLASVATFPIADLTAGIASVGNVNVSPDTDTIYRHFPLLIRFADRFVPSLPLAASLVAEPTSISLSRHAITFGLTPVPITTKGQTILNYRGKNAYPTYSAAAIMESGMRMAEGQNPIINPIELEGKHVLFGFSATGLYDLRPTPLGGVTPGVMVNATALDNLLSGDFMRMAGVKTDITITVIFAILAGLSVTIFSSLLWTVTASALTLIAPVGLALASYSIGIWSNLAVPLAGCMTSMFLAGAFKYATEGRQKQFIKSAFKQYLSPQVIDQLLQNPDKLTLGGERRELTIFFSDLEGFTSISEGLTPEELTSVLNDYLTAMTDIIQETGGTVDKYEGDAIIAFWNAPVDQPDHAKRGVRAALMCQEKLTQMRPKLRKRTGKNFHMRIGLNTGPAVVGNLGSHNRFDYTMLGDSVNLAARLESINKQFNTYTMISQATLEQLDGEIPIRELSSLRVVGKKEAVTVYEPLTPQEYSSKQELLATFSLGLKQFYSGNFDTAAMHFETIATEDPPAARYLTQCRELKNTPPIDWDGVWTMKNK from the coding sequence GTGTCACGCAGGCTGAAAAAAATCCTGGCAGGCATTACGGTTGGTATCATAGGAACCTTTTTGGCCGTTGGAGCTTTGACAACAGGCCTACTCGACTCTCTGGAAAACGTCACTTTTGACCTGCGAGCACGCGTATTGGCTCGACCTGGCGCCGCCACGGACCAGATTGCCGTTATTCTACTCGATCAAAAATCTCTGGATTGGGCAAAGGAATCCTTTGGACTGGGATGGCCTTGGCCAAGACAAGCCTATGTCCCACTCGTAGACTTCTGCCGAAATGCTGGCGTTGCATCACTCGCCTTTGACGTGGTTTTCACAGAGCCATCAGTCTATGGAGTAAATGACGACAAAGCTTTGGGGGAAAGCTTTAAGAAACTTGGTCGGGTGGCGTTGGCAGCCGACTTCGCCCGACACGATGGGACGACAACAACATGGCCCGCGCATATCCCTGCCCCAATTTTTCCTTTATCTGGAAATGCAGATATCCCTTTAGCTTCCGTGGCAACATTCCCAATCGCAGACTTGACCGCAGGCATTGCCAGTGTCGGCAACGTCAACGTCTCTCCTGATACCGACACTATATATCGTCATTTTCCACTCCTGATACGATTTGCGGACAGATTTGTTCCATCCCTCCCACTTGCCGCATCTCTTGTGGCTGAACCAACTTCCATCAGCTTGAGCCGACACGCAATCACGTTCGGTTTAACACCTGTCCCAATCACAACAAAAGGACAGACAATTCTCAACTACAGAGGGAAAAACGCCTATCCGACTTATAGTGCTGCAGCCATCATGGAGAGCGGCATGCGCATGGCCGAAGGCCAAAATCCAATCATCAACCCCATAGAACTTGAGGGAAAGCACGTTCTCTTCGGATTTTCTGCCACCGGCCTTTACGACCTTCGCCCCACTCCACTCGGCGGTGTCACCCCTGGGGTCATGGTTAATGCGACTGCTTTAGACAATCTCTTATCCGGTGACTTCATGCGTATGGCCGGGGTCAAAACAGACATTACAATCACTGTAATTTTCGCCATTTTGGCAGGACTCAGCGTTACGATTTTCAGCAGCCTCTTATGGACCGTCACGGCTTCGGCCCTGACTCTCATTGCCCCTGTTGGCCTTGCCCTTGCGTCGTACTCCATTGGCATATGGTCAAACCTGGCTGTGCCTCTTGCAGGCTGCATGACCTCCATGTTTCTAGCCGGAGCCTTCAAATACGCAACCGAGGGCCGCCAAAAGCAATTCATCAAATCCGCATTCAAACAATATCTCAGTCCACAAGTCATCGACCAACTTTTACAAAATCCAGATAAACTCACTTTGGGAGGCGAACGACGTGAATTAACCATATTTTTCTCGGACCTTGAAGGATTCACATCCATATCCGAAGGCTTGACCCCGGAAGAGTTGACCAGCGTACTTAATGATTATCTGACCGCCATGACCGACATTATTCAGGAAACCGGCGGCACTGTGGACAAATATGAAGGGGACGCCATCATCGCTTTCTGGAATGCGCCGGTGGATCAACCCGATCATGCCAAACGAGGTGTTCGAGCAGCCCTCATGTGCCAGGAAAAACTGACACAAATGCGGCCGAAACTCCGAAAACGCACAGGAAAAAATTTCCATATGCGCATAGGTCTGAATACTGGCCCCGCCGTTGTCGGAAACCTCGGTTCTCACAACCGATTCGACTATACCATGCTCGGCGACTCAGTGAACCTGGCCGCCCGACTGGAATCCATCAATAAACAATTCAACACGTACACCATGATTTCACAGGCAACTCTGGAACAATTGGATGGAGAAATACCAATCCGGGAACTCTCCAGCCTTCGTGTTGTCGGCAAAAAAGAAGCTGTGACCGTCTACGAGCCTCTTACCCCACAAGAATATTCTTCCAAGCAGGAGCTGTTGGCAACGTTTTCACTGGGACTGAAACAATTCTATTCAGGCAATTTCGATACAGCAGCTATGCACTTCGAAACCATTGCCACCGAAGATCCTCCGGCAGCCCGCTATCTAACACAATGCCGAGAGCTAAAAAACACGCCTCCTATCGACTGGGATGGCGTCTGGACCATGAAAAACAAATAA
- a CDS encoding SH3 domain-containing protein, with product MTGSMRKSLGVCGCILFIAGVAFAAQLMSVQVRSGQLRDNPGFLSKVVANLPYGDRVNLKSEKGDWRHVSSVKLGKSGWIHISALSEQEIVLNPTNKDIQAAAKSDELALAGKGFNKQVEQQYRKQSKLNYAKVNEMEKLTVSQTTIAKFITTGALGKGGAQ from the coding sequence ATGACAGGTTCAATGAGAAAAAGCCTTGGGGTCTGCGGATGCATACTTTTTATAGCAGGCGTTGCCTTTGCAGCTCAGTTAATGAGCGTCCAGGTCCGTTCAGGACAACTCCGCGATAATCCGGGATTTCTAAGCAAAGTCGTCGCGAACCTGCCTTATGGAGACCGTGTCAATCTGAAATCGGAAAAGGGTGACTGGAGGCACGTTTCATCCGTCAAACTCGGCAAATCCGGATGGATTCACATTTCAGCGCTTTCCGAGCAGGAAATAGTTCTCAACCCCACCAATAAAGACATTCAGGCAGCAGCCAAGTCAGACGAGCTGGCTCTGGCCGGTAAAGGGTTCAACAAACAGGTCGAACAACAATACCGCAAACAAAGCAAATTGAATTATGCCAAAGTGAATGAAATGGAAAAACTGACCGTTTCCCAAACCACCATAGCCAAATTCATCACGACAGGCGCACTCGGCAAAGGAGGCGCCCAATGA